Proteins encoded by one window of Manihot esculenta cultivar AM560-2 chromosome 10, M.esculenta_v8, whole genome shotgun sequence:
- the LOC110624070 gene encoding homeobox protein HAT3.1, producing the protein MFKAKHMGISPSLVSCQTKSYACPKHSRPEEMSDAECECSEISEQKLWTMSETVQTEPGDTSTAVPQLLASKELQQYSEDATTFTLAEKLEPQPEDACKSSLTVKNLGPKLTVIDQKLEFGSEDTCSGPSKEYYLLGSGLIQDDNEPSTFTIDETSQPLSADAAKNSLTEDLKLPCQDASKSSQIGESPCPQQSMSGRTLEFSSDIVFCEPSLERTKDCCDSVKGELVEISMTLSSCTATGHLESPPVLLSKSSPSKYLGPASDNLVDIPAAEKLPPPHDEVDKHWNLEQSETLSKGAVSNSSWVGQRVKTAAKPSRKNYILRSLVGSGRVLRSRSQEKSKAPDLSAKLANISSKIEKTRKNKKKRQGKIIESDEYSRIRKRLRYLLTRMSYEQTLITAYCAEGWKGLSLEKLKPEKELIRATSEVSRCKLKIRDLFQRIDSLCTEGKLPESLFDSEGQISSEDIFCANCGSKDVTSDNDIILCDGRCDRGFHQFCLVPPLSKEDIPPDDEGWLCPGCDCKVDCIELLNETQGTNISISDSWEKVFPEAAAAGQNPDQNVGLPSDDSDDNDYDPDEPEIDEESPGNESSSDESDFISASDELEAPPVDEQHLGLPSDDSEDDDYNPDAPDLDEKLEESSSSHFTSDSEDLAATFDGKELSREDENRVYIGPQGDTAREGSKHGGNKKQPLRSELLSILEASNQDGSVPISGKRNMERLDYQRVYNETYGNISSNSSDDEDFTDTVGPKKRRESTEVSPATMNGDASVTKIGKQDLKETEHNPKRSCQQSNFENTSISPAKAHKGSSPSRSYGKTVRPSEYRRLGEAATQGLHKSFRENQYPNRTAKESLAKELGITFKQVNKWFENARWSFNHSSSMDALVRKSSEKISPVPKTNSKPHAQGPETVDRDATCNRSRSGESPAVDDGSQEGSKQNSKTQKSRKRKHT; encoded by the exons ATGTTCAAGGCCAAGCACATGGGCATTTCTCCATCACTAGTTAGTTGTCAAACAAAAAGTTACGCATGCCCTAAACATAGCAGACCAGAAGAAATGTCTGATGCTGAATGTGAATGTAGTGAAATATCAGAACAGAAACTTTGGACTATGTCAGAAACTGTACAAACTGAACCCGGTGATACTAGTACTGCAGTTCCCCAACTCCTTGCTAGCAAAGAATTGCAACAATATTCTGAAGATGCAACAACATTTACTCTTGCTGAAAAATTGGAGCCACAACCTGAAGATGCATGCAAGAGTAGTTTGACTGTTAAAAATTTAGGCCCTAAACTTACAGTGATAGATCAGAAACTTGAGTTTGGTTCAGAGGATACATGTAGTGGACCATCAAAAGAATATTATTTACTTGGCTCTGGACTCATACAAGATGATAATGAACCATCAACCTTCACTATTGATGAAACCTCACAACCGTTGTCTGCAGATGCAGCCAAGAATTCTCTCACTGAAGATTTGAAGCTACCATGTCAAGATGCTAGCAAAAGTAGCCAAATAGGTGAAAGTCCATGCCCTCAGCAATCCATGTCTGGAAGGACACTTGAGTTTTCTTCTGATATTGTTTTTTGTGAACCATCGTTAGAAAGAACAAAGGATTGCTGTGACAGTGTAAAAGGTGAATTGGTGGAAATCAGCATGACATTATCTAGCTGTACTGCTACTGGGCATTTGGAGTCACCTCCTGTTCTTTTGAGCAAGAGTTCTCCTAGTAAGTATTTAGGCCCGGCCTCTGACAATTTAGTTGACATTCCTGCTGCTGAAAAACTACCACCACCTCACGATGAAGTGGATAAACACTGGAATCTTGAACAATCAGAAACACTATCTAAAGGTGCAGTAAGCAATTCTAGTTGGGTGGGCCAGAGGGTTAAAACAGCTGCAAAACCATcaagaaaaaattatatattaagatCTTTGGTAGGAAGTGGTAGAGTTCTGCGGTCAAGATCACAAGAAAAGTCTAAAGCTCCTGATTTGAGTGCAAAATTGGCTAATATTAGCTCCAAAATAGAGAAAACaaggaaaaataagaaaaagagacAAGGAAAGATAATTGAGTCTGATGAATATTCAAGAATCAGGAAACGTTTGAGATATTTGTTGACTCGGATGAGCTATGAACAAACCCTTATCACAGCTTATTGTGCAGAAGGCTGGAAAGGACTAAG cCTAGAAAAGCTAAAGCCAGAGAAGGAACTGATAAGAGCCACCTCTGAAGTTTCTCGATGTAAATTGAAAATAAGAGATTTATTTCAACGTATTGATTCACTGTGTACTGAAGGAAAGCTCCCAGAATCGTTATTTGATTCCGAAGGACAGATTAGCAGTGAGGAT ATATTCTGTGCAAACTGTGGTTCCAAAGACGTGACTTCTGATAACGATATTATACTATGCGATGGTAGATGTGACAGGGGGTTCCATCAGTTCTGTTTAGTACCACCATTGTCAAAAGAAGACA TTCCTCCTGATGATGAAGGTTGGTTATGCCCTGGATGTGATTGCAAAGTTGATTGCATTGAGTTGCTTAATGAGACTCAAGGAACAAATATTTCTATCAGTGATAGCTGGGAG AAGGTTTTCCCTGAGGCTGCAGCAGCTGGGCAAAATCCAGATCAGAATGTTGGACTTCCTTCAGATGATTCTGATGATAATGATTATGACCCGGATGAGCCAGAAATTGATGAGGAGAGTCCAGGCAATGAATCAAGCTCTGATGAATCTGATTTCATTTCTGCATCTGATGAGTTGGAGGCTCCACCAGTTGATGAGCAACATTTGGGCCTTCCCTCTGATGATTCAGAGGATGATGACTATAATCCTGATGCTCCAGATCTTGATGAGAAGTTGGAGGAGAGTTCAAGTTCTCATTTTACATCTGACTCTGAGGATCTTGCTGCTACATTTGATGGTAAAGAGTTGTCTAGAGAAGATGAAAACCGTGTGTATATTGGACCTCAAGGAGATACTGCAAGAGAAGGATCTAAACATGGTGGAAACAAAAAGCAACCTTTACGTAGTGAGCTGTTATCCATATTAGAGGCAAGTAACCAAGATGGGTCTGTGCCCATTTCTGGGAAAAGAAATATGGAGAGATTAGACTACCAAAGAGTGTACAAT GAAACGTACGGAAATATTTCATCTAACTCGAGtgatgatgaagatttcacTGATACTGTTGGACCAAAGAAGAGGAGGGAAAGTACTGAGGTTTCTCCAGCAACAATGAATGGAGATGCTTCTGTGACCAAGATTGGAAAGCAAGACCTAAAAGAGACGGAACATAATCCTAAGAGAAGTTGTCAACAGTCTAACTTTGAAAATACAAGTATATCACCGGCTAAAGCACATAAAGGCTCTTCTCCTTCCAGGTCTTACGGTAAAACAGTTAGGCCATCAGAGTATAGAAGACTTGGGGAAGCTGCAACTCAG GGACTTCACAAATCTTTTAGGGAAAATCAATATCCTAACCGTACTGCAAAAGAAAGTCTGGCCAAAGAACTAGGGATTACATTCAAGCAG GTGAATAAGTGGTTTGAGAATGCTCGATGGAGCTTCAACCACTCATCATCTATGGATGCACTGGTCAGAAAATCTTCAGAAAAGATATCTCCAGTTCCTAAAACAAATTCTAAGCCACATGCACAAGGGCCTGAAACTGTTGATAGAGATGCTACTTGCAATAGATCTCGAAGTGGGGAATCACCCGCGGTCGATGATGGTAGCCAGGAAGGCAGCAAACAAAATTCTAAAACCCAAAAATCTAGGAAGAGAAAGCATACATGA